In one Agathobacter rectalis ATCC 33656 genomic region, the following are encoded:
- the glgX gene encoding glycogen debranching protein GlgX: MYMWRERSKEEKHEDVVNTGLLPLDVVEGFKIRPGFFRMYGACVASNGVSFTINSHGATRCTLLLFKPQAPKPYARIPFPDSYRIGDTYSMLVFDIKPDEFEYAFSFDGPYEPAKGLLFNEENVLLDPYSRAVTGQRKWGEKPEGGKDFEYRARVVKSSFDWGNIKQLEQPFEDLVIYETHVRGYTKDKSSGVSAPGTFAGLKDKIPYLKDLGINAVELMPIFEFDEMESARVVDGVQLYNYWGYNTVSFFAPNTSYAFNEEHNHEGDELKSLIKALKENGIEVILDVVFNHTAEGNEMGPCFSFKGIDNNVYYMLTPDAHYYNFSGCGNVMNCNHPVVRSFIIDCLRHWAIEYRVDGFRFDLASILGRDQNGAPMANPPILESLAFDPVLGKMKLIAEAWDAGGLYQVGSFPSWNRWAEWNGRYRDDMRSFLKGDDGMAGNAITRITGSRDLYSPESRGHKASVNFLTCHDGFTLYDLYSYNEKHNEKNGWNNTDGDNNGHSWNCGAEGETDDPNVNGLRRRLIKNAFAALLCSRGPAMFFAGDEFCNTQFGNNNAYCQDNIISWLDWSRLEEFKEIHDFVRHMIQFRKEHPILRKMTKPSSCQFPEISVHNGTPFNASTDYKTKLIGIMYAGRNEEDTEDDIVFYCMNAYWEPLVMQLPVLPNGKHWHVDTNTNAEYFDGEDFTAKTELLGVNTIRVPARTTIILVAE; this comes from the coding sequence ATGTATATGTGGAGAGAGCGCAGTAAAGAAGAAAAGCATGAGGATGTAGTAAATACAGGCCTGCTGCCGCTTGATGTGGTAGAGGGATTTAAGATACGTCCGGGCTTTTTCAGAATGTACGGAGCGTGCGTGGCATCGAACGGAGTGAGCTTTACCATCAATTCCCATGGAGCAACAAGGTGTACTCTTTTATTGTTCAAGCCACAGGCACCAAAACCGTATGCGAGGATTCCGTTTCCTGATTCATATAGGATAGGAGATACCTACTCCATGCTTGTTTTTGATATAAAGCCGGATGAATTTGAGTATGCATTTTCGTTTGACGGACCATATGAGCCGGCAAAGGGACTTTTGTTTAACGAGGAAAATGTCCTTTTAGACCCATATTCCAGAGCGGTCACTGGACAGCGAAAATGGGGAGAAAAGCCGGAGGGTGGCAAGGATTTTGAGTACAGAGCCAGAGTTGTAAAAAGCAGCTTTGACTGGGGCAACATAAAGCAGCTTGAGCAACCCTTTGAGGACCTTGTGATTTATGAGACACATGTGAGGGGCTATACAAAGGATAAGTCATCTGGAGTCAGCGCACCGGGTACATTTGCCGGTTTGAAGGATAAGATTCCGTATCTTAAGGACCTTGGAATAAATGCAGTGGAGCTCATGCCGATTTTTGAGTTCGATGAGATGGAGAGCGCGAGAGTGGTCGATGGTGTGCAGCTTTACAATTACTGGGGCTACAACACAGTATCATTTTTTGCACCGAATACCAGCTATGCCTTCAACGAGGAGCACAACCACGAGGGAGACGAGCTGAAATCGCTGATAAAGGCTTTAAAGGAAAATGGCATAGAGGTCATTCTTGATGTGGTGTTCAACCATACCGCTGAGGGAAATGAGATGGGACCGTGCTTCTCCTTCAAGGGAATAGACAATAACGTGTACTATATGCTTACACCGGATGCACACTACTACAATTTCAGTGGCTGTGGAAACGTTATGAACTGTAATCATCCTGTTGTGCGCAGCTTTATCATAGACTGTCTGAGACACTGGGCCATTGAGTACAGAGTGGATGGCTTCAGATTTGACCTGGCTTCCATTCTCGGAAGAGACCAAAACGGTGCACCTATGGCCAATCCGCCGATTCTTGAGTCGCTGGCATTCGACCCGGTACTTGGCAAGATGAAGCTCATCGCAGAGGCCTGGGATGCAGGCGGACTGTATCAGGTGGGAAGCTTCCCGTCATGGAACAGATGGGCTGAGTGGAACGGCAGATACAGGGATGACATGAGAAGCTTTTTAAAGGGCGATGACGGTATGGCGGGAAATGCCATCACACGTATCACCGGCTCACGCGACCTTTACAGCCCGGAGAGCAGAGGACACAAGGCATCAGTCAATTTCCTGACCTGTCATGATGGCTTTACACTGTATGACCTTTACTCATACAATGAAAAGCACAATGAGAAAAACGGCTGGAATAACACAGACGGAGACAACAACGGACATAGCTGGAACTGTGGCGCAGAGGGCGAGACAGACGATCCAAATGTAAACGGACTTAGAAGGCGCCTTATAAAGAATGCATTTGCAGCGCTTTTGTGCAGCCGTGGCCCGGCGATGTTTTTTGCGGGCGATGAGTTCTGTAACACCCAGTTTGGAAACAACAACGCGTATTGTCAGGACAATATCATCTCATGGCTCGACTGGAGCAGGCTTGAGGAATTCAAGGAAATCCATGATTTCGTGCGTCATATGATTCAGTTCAGGAAAGAGCATCCTATACTCAGAAAGATGACAAAGCCTTCATCCTGCCAGTTCCCGGAAATCAGTGTGCACAACGGTACACCGTTCAATGCCTCAACGGATTACAAGACAAAGCTTATCGGCATCATGTATGCCGGAAGAAATGAGGAGGACACGGAGGATGATATTGTATTCTATTGCATGAATGCATATTGGGAGCCGCTTGTAATGCAGCTTCCGGTGCTTCCGAACGGAAAACACTGGCATGTGGACACCAACACCAATGCAGAGTATTTTGACGGAGAGGACTTCACGGCAAAGACAGAGCTTTTGGGTGTCAACACCATAAGAGTTCCTGCAAGGACCACGATAATACTTGTGGCAGAATAA
- a CDS encoding CapA family protein, which yields MKNKGLKILLCVLLVLCIIMAGALIGKEYIGDNIKEAANRNGVDVVKDTSDTEKEDDNAVDSTAQGTGSTQSDATKADATEADTQQPQMSTIVITATGDCTLGNNQEQSYDGSFNSYYDSKGQDYFFGGVRDIFEADDMTLINLECVLSDATDRVEKRWNLKGKPGFIGIMTGSSIEACSLGNNHTYDYGQQGLDDTRNVLDNAGIVYGFNDHTGIYETADGTRIGIVSVSLLSQNGDREAYIQNGIAQLREQGAAIVIACCHWGIEGDHYPNDYQQAAAHRIIDWGADLVVGNHPHVLQGMEVYNGKMICYSLGNFCFGGNKNPADKNTAIYQQAFTLINGELQPGIDAQIIPCTLSSVSSYNDFRPTVASGEKAQEICNLMNTYSQNYSKIEIDGLGKLHVN from the coding sequence ATGAAAAACAAGGGATTAAAAATTCTATTATGTGTGCTTTTGGTTTTATGCATCATTATGGCGGGAGCACTCATAGGAAAAGAATATATTGGAGATAATATAAAGGAAGCCGCTAACCGGAATGGTGTGGATGTAGTTAAAGACACATCGGATACCGAAAAAGAAGACGATAACGCAGTTGACAGTACAGCACAAGGCACAGGGAGTACACAGTCTGATGCAACCAAAGCTGATGCAACAGAAGCGGATACACAGCAGCCACAGATGTCAACCATAGTGATTACGGCTACAGGAGACTGTACACTCGGCAACAATCAGGAGCAAAGCTATGACGGAAGCTTTAATTCTTATTATGACTCAAAGGGACAGGACTACTTTTTCGGCGGTGTGAGAGATATTTTTGAGGCTGACGATATGACACTCATCAATCTGGAGTGTGTGCTATCGGATGCGACGGATCGCGTAGAAAAGCGCTGGAACCTTAAAGGAAAGCCTGGCTTCATCGGAATTATGACGGGCAGCTCCATCGAGGCCTGCAGTCTTGGAAATAATCACACATACGACTATGGACAGCAGGGACTTGACGATACGAGAAATGTGCTCGACAATGCCGGGATAGTGTATGGCTTCAATGATCATACCGGTATTTACGAGACGGCTGATGGGACAAGGATTGGAATAGTGTCGGTCAGCCTTTTGTCACAAAACGGTGACCGAGAGGCATATATCCAAAACGGTATAGCGCAGCTTCGTGAACAGGGAGCGGCGATAGTTATCGCATGCTGCCACTGGGGCATAGAGGGTGACCATTACCCTAATGACTATCAGCAGGCGGCAGCACATCGTATCATCGACTGGGGAGCAGACCTGGTAGTCGGAAACCACCCTCATGTACTGCAGGGGATGGAGGTCTATAACGGCAAAATGATATGCTACAGTCTTGGAAATTTCTGCTTCGGAGGCAATAAAAATCCGGCAGACAAGAACACGGCGATTTATCAGCAGGCATTTACTCTGATAAATGGTGAATTGCAGCCGGGCATAGATGCTCAGATTATTCCATGCACCTTAAGCAGCGTAAGCTCATACAATGATTTCAGGCCGACAGTGGCTTCGGGCGAAAAAGCTCAGGAGATATGCAATTTAATGAACACATATTCACAAAATTATAGTAAAATAGAAATTGATGGGCTTGGAAAGCTGCATGTAAATTAA
- a CDS encoding class I SAM-dependent methyltransferase has product MTELEEYYNKFNEEKRLNSRHGRVEFITSMKYIHDCLGSLMNEKQLDLRSQIKILDVGAGTGRYSVPLAEEGYDVTALELVKHNLGRLKQKSDKVKAYQGNATKLKKFGNDEFDLTLVFGPMYHLKSAEEKLAALNEAKRVTKPGGYILVAYIMNEYSVITYAIKEKHIKEGIDGGMLDESFHCTEKANDLYSFVRLEDIEALNAQAALTREKIIAADGAANYIRPYLNALDEEEFDMFVQYHLSTCERADLMGASAHTVDILRVCGDSE; this is encoded by the coding sequence GTGACAGAATTAGAAGAATACTATAACAAATTTAACGAGGAAAAGCGCCTGAACAGCCGCCACGGCAGGGTAGAGTTTATCACCTCCATGAAGTATATACACGATTGTCTTGGCAGCTTGATGAATGAGAAGCAGCTTGATCTTCGCTCACAGATTAAAATCCTGGATGTCGGTGCGGGAACAGGCAGATATTCAGTGCCTCTTGCCGAGGAGGGCTATGATGTGACAGCACTCGAGTTAGTTAAGCATAACCTCGGCAGACTGAAGCAAAAGAGCGATAAAGTAAAGGCATACCAGGGCAATGCCACAAAGCTTAAAAAGTTTGGAAACGATGAATTTGACCTCACACTCGTATTCGGACCTATGTATCATCTGAAGTCGGCAGAGGAAAAGCTTGCCGCATTAAATGAGGCAAAAAGGGTGACAAAACCGGGTGGTTACATACTTGTAGCATACATTATGAATGAGTACAGCGTGATAACCTATGCCATAAAGGAGAAGCATATAAAAGAGGGAATAGATGGCGGAATGCTCGATGAGAGCTTCCATTGTACAGAAAAAGCTAATGATTTGTACAGTTTTGTCCGATTAGAAGATATAGAGGCATTAAACGCACAGGCAGCCCTTACACGCGAAAAGATAATAGCAGCCGATGGCGCGGCAAATTATATCAGGCCATATTTGAATGCTCTTGACGAGGAAGAGTTTGATATGTTTGTACAGTATCATCTTTCAACATGTGAGAGAGCAGACCTGATGGGAGCAAGTGCGCACACGGTTGATATTTTAAGGGTGTGTGGTGATTCTGAATAA
- a CDS encoding ArsR/SmtB family transcription factor — MSENINEQIECCDCNEIHEDLLKIVNDTMPEETELYDLAELFKVFGDSTRIRILFVLFEAEVCVCDLAKVLNMTQSAISHQLRILKANKLVNSRREGKSVFYSLADGHVRTIIAQGREHIEE, encoded by the coding sequence ATGAGCGAAAACATAAATGAACAGATAGAATGCTGCGACTGCAACGAAATCCACGAAGATCTTCTGAAAATAGTAAATGATACAATGCCGGAGGAAACCGAGCTCTACGACCTTGCAGAGCTTTTTAAGGTATTTGGCGACTCCACCAGAATCAGAATCCTCTTTGTGTTGTTTGAAGCGGAGGTATGCGTCTGCGACCTTGCAAAGGTGCTCAACATGACACAGTCCGCCATATCACACCAGCTTAGAATATTAAAGGCAAACAAGCTCGTAAACAGCAGACGTGAGGGAAAATCAGTGTTTTATTCACTTGCCGACGGACATGTGCGCACAATCATTGCGCAGGGACGTGAGCATATCGAAGAATAA